One stretch of Candidatus Bathyarchaeia archaeon DNA includes these proteins:
- the cobI gene encoding precorrin-2 C(20)-methyltransferase — translation MVGKFVGIGVGPGDPDLITVKAVKALTAAEYICVPKSNPRKPSMALGMIQQILEARQKPAEILELIFPMTKDELNNRKLWVENAAVVASKAKLGDVAFITLGDPMLYSTFLYLYECIKETYPYVKLEIIPGVTSMTAAAARAKLALAEREEVVSIIPSDLDPAIIEETARSADNIVFMKCAYRIKELVPILEKAGFTKDATIALVKRCTLPKERVLVGKLGDIQKWDIKEDYFSVAIVKRSQVPIHWKENGDKNGKHE, via the coding sequence GTGGTTGGAAAATTCGTAGGTATCGGTGTGGGTCCAGGTGACCCCGACCTTATAACCGTGAAAGCAGTAAAAGCCCTAACAGCGGCGGAATACATCTGCGTCCCAAAATCAAATCCTCGCAAGCCTAGCATGGCACTGGGGATGATTCAGCAGATTTTGGAAGCCCGCCAAAAACCCGCCGAAATTCTTGAACTCATTTTCCCGATGACCAAGGACGAGTTAAACAACAGGAAACTGTGGGTGGAAAACGCAGCGGTTGTGGCGTCCAAGGCGAAACTTGGGGATGTAGCATTCATCACTTTGGGCGACCCGATGCTGTATAGTACTTTTCTTTATCTCTACGAGTGCATCAAAGAGACCTACCCCTACGTGAAGTTAGAGATAATTCCGGGCGTGACATCCATGACTGCTGCGGCGGCAAGGGCTAAACTTGCGCTTGCGGAAAGAGAGGAGGTTGTTTCGATTATTCCTTCCGACCTTGACCCCGCAATCATCGAGGAAACCGCTCGAAGCGCCGACAACATCGTCTTCATGAAATGCGCCTATCGCATCAAAGAGCTTGTTCCCATTTTGGAGAAAGCAGGTTTCACAAAAGACGCCACCATCGCACTTGTGAAGCGGTGCACGCTTCCTAAAGAAAGAGTTCTTGTCGGCAAACTCGGCGACATCCAAAAGTGGGACATAAAGGAGGATTACTTTTCCGTGGCTATCGTGAAGCGAAGCCAAGTTCCCATTCACTGGAAAGAAAACGGTGACAAAAATGGCAAACATGAATAA
- the cobM gene encoding precorrin-4 C(11)-methyltransferase, producing MNKVVFIGAGPGDPELITLKGKKYLEQADVVIYAGSLLNPEYLKYCKKGVKLHDSAKMSLPEVQKVMLEGVKAGKLVARVHDGDPSFYGAIQEQMTFLDKEGIGYFRIPGVSCLQGGAAALNRELTLPNISQTIIITRPEGRTPVPPTESLVELAKHQATMVIFLGTPYIARVAEELQKGGYPKDTPAQVVYKATWPEQKIVKGTLGDIAQKVDAEGITQTALIFVGKVLDPQAYDLSKLYDPAFTTGFRKGTQ from the coding sequence ATGAATAAAGTTGTCTTTATCGGAGCAGGACCAGGAGACCCCGAACTCATCACCCTAAAAGGCAAAAAGTATCTTGAACAGGCGGATGTGGTTATCTATGCGGGCAGCTTGTTAAACCCCGAATACCTCAAATACTGCAAAAAAGGCGTTAAACTGCATGACAGCGCCAAAATGAGCTTGCCAGAAGTCCAAAAAGTCATGCTGGAAGGCGTCAAGGCAGGCAAACTTGTGGCACGCGTCCACGACGGCGACCCCAGCTTTTATGGAGCCATTCAGGAACAGATGACCTTCTTAGACAAGGAGGGTATTGGGTATTTTCGGATTCCAGGAGTGAGTTGCTTGCAGGGCGGCGCGGCAGCGTTAAACCGCGAATTAACTCTGCCAAACATCTCGCAAACCATCATCATCACCCGCCCTGAAGGTCGAACACCTGTGCCCCCCACGGAAAGTCTTGTTGAACTTGCCAAGCACCAAGCCACCATGGTCATTTTTCTGGGCACACCGTACATTGCACGCGTCGCTGAGGAACTGCAGAAAGGAGGTTACCCCAAAGATACACCTGCCCAAGTCGTCTACAAAGCCACTTGGCCAGAACAAAAAATCGTCAAAGGCACCCTTGGCGACATAGCCCAAAAAGTCGACGCCGAAGGCATAACGCAGACGGCCTTGATTTTTGTGGGTAAAGTGTTAGACCCCCAAGCCTATGACCTTTCAAAACTCTACGACCCCGCCTTCACCACGGGCTTTCGCAAAGGCACCCAGTAA
- a CDS encoding cobalt-precorrin 5A hydrolase yields the protein MYNKEISIIAATSRGVETALKIQNALAALELPSKVYAPNKYIQTGVNPVTQKLDKFIQEAFTSSSALVTVMATGIVIRAVAPCLKSKLADPAVVAVDANGKFAISLLSGHFGGANHLTRQIAAGIGATTVITTASDSMGKQGADELARTMHLTIVNPKSLVGVNAALVNEERLALIRVGDARVPLQAIEGYTTEEAKDMHQAVEIANRYDTAAIITHEPLPPEEASEPVVLLKPKRIVIGVGARKEITQTQILKAINVALVRVNLPLERVDGLATVDIKRDSQGMLAAAEKLGLKFDFFSVEELCAVRNAELSPDSELVQEKIGVGGVCERAALIAAGKNPHLILKKQKLNGVTVAVAEGE from the coding sequence ATGTACAACAAAGAAATCAGCATCATCGCCGCTACCAGCCGCGGAGTAGAAACGGCACTTAAAATCCAAAACGCCCTCGCCGCTTTGGAGTTACCCAGCAAGGTCTACGCACCCAACAAATACATCCAAACAGGCGTCAACCCCGTAACGCAAAAACTGGACAAGTTCATCCAAGAAGCCTTCACTTCATCCAGTGCCCTTGTGACGGTTATGGCAACAGGCATCGTCATCCGCGCAGTAGCGCCTTGCCTCAAAAGCAAACTGGCAGACCCTGCAGTGGTGGCGGTGGATGCAAACGGCAAATTTGCAATAAGCCTTCTTTCAGGGCATTTTGGCGGCGCGAACCACCTCACAAGGCAAATCGCGGCGGGCATAGGCGCAACAACTGTAATCACGACAGCGTCGGATTCGATGGGAAAACAGGGCGCAGATGAACTGGCGCGTACCATGCATTTGACGATAGTGAACCCAAAAAGCCTTGTTGGCGTCAACGCTGCCTTGGTAAATGAGGAGCGGTTGGCTTTGATACGGGTGGGCGACGCAAGAGTCCCTCTGCAGGCAATTGAGGGCTACACGACTGAGGAAGCAAAAGACATGCATCAAGCGGTAGAAATCGCTAACCGCTATGACACAGCTGCCATAATCACCCATGAACCCCTGCCCCCTGAGGAAGCCTCAGAACCAGTCGTGTTGCTTAAACCCAAACGAATAGTCATTGGGGTAGGCGCAAGAAAAGAAATCACCCAAACCCAAATCCTCAAAGCCATAAATGTTGCTTTGGTGCGGGTTAACTTGCCTTTGGAACGCGTGGACGGGTTGGCAACCGTGGACATAAAACGCGATTCACAAGGCATGTTGGCTGCAGCCGAGAAGTTGGGTTTAAAGTTTGATTTTTTCAGTGTAGAGGAGCTTTGTGCAGTAAGAAATGCAGAGTTGTCTCCTGATTCAGAGTTAGTTCAAGAAAAAATTGGAGTTGGAGGAGTTTGCGAACGAGCAGCCTTAATAGCAGCAGGAAAAAACCCACATTTAATCCTAAAAAAACAGAAACTCAACGGCGTGACTGTGGCGGTAGCAGAGGGCGAATAA
- the cobJ gene encoding precorrin-3B C(17)-methyltransferase, with product MTPKARQAIQEANAIVGYKTYLTLIQDLIDPKAEVVAGTMGREVDRAKAAVQKALQGKTVAVISSGDAGVYGMAGVVLEVAALEKTQVPVEIIPGVTAATAAAACLGAPLVSDFAVISLSDLLTPWELIEKRLEAAAKADFAIVLYNPQSVGRKEPLAKAYEILLCHRGPDTLVGIVRQAGREGEKIQITTLDRLLNCEVDMVTTIVVGTSATRLVNDRMVTPRGYNLEACN from the coding sequence ATGACGCCTAAAGCGCGCCAAGCCATACAAGAAGCCAACGCCATCGTCGGCTACAAAACCTACCTCACGCTAATTCAAGACCTCATAGACCCCAAGGCAGAAGTGGTCGCGGGCACCATGGGACGCGAAGTTGACCGCGCCAAAGCCGCCGTGCAAAAAGCGCTGCAAGGAAAAACCGTCGCGGTCATCAGCAGCGGAGACGCAGGCGTTTACGGCATGGCAGGAGTAGTTTTGGAAGTTGCCGCTTTAGAGAAAACACAAGTTCCCGTGGAAATTATTCCTGGCGTCACAGCGGCAACGGCGGCGGCAGCCTGTTTAGGGGCACCGTTGGTGAGCGATTTTGCGGTGATTAGTCTTAGCGATTTGTTGACGCCTTGGGAGCTGATTGAGAAGCGGCTGGAGGCGGCGGCGAAGGCGGATTTTGCGATTGTGCTTTATAATCCGCAGAGTGTGGGGAGAAAGGAACCGTTAGCTAAGGCTTATGAGATTCTGCTTTGTCACCGCGGTCCCGACACGTTGGTGGGTATTGTGAGGCAGGCGGGGCGTGAAGGAGAAAAAATACAGATAACTACATTAGACAGGCTGTTGAACTGCGAGGTCGATATGGTGACCACCATTGTGGTTGGGACTTCAGCTACACGCCTTGTCAATGATAGAATGGTGACACCTCGAGGTTACAACTTAGAAGCCTGCAACTAG
- a CDS encoding DMT family transporter: MTHHWGYVGALTSALLFGIGTTLNKLALADVHPTLVAGLIYFFAGVTLFAVRFSPLRGRVMKLLATPTKTESNFCLKDFVILGLVVLSGSIIAPFLFLNGLNQTTAVNASLLQNGEALFTVLIAVSFLRERCNRKEWVGIGFLILGAVFLSTNAQFYSLSLDTWLVGNLLVLGACLFWGIDNNLSKFLCFKEDLITVTALKCLIGGASLLLLAYAFGIPFFVPLSAYPYLLSVGAFSIGFSLLFFMLGLKEIGSMRTGTIFSTTALFGAVFAFVILRETFTVVQTLAGLLMVLGVYVLYKK; this comes from the coding sequence GTGACACATCACTGGGGCTATGTTGGAGCACTTACCTCGGCGCTCCTTTTCGGAATAGGCACAACCTTAAACAAGCTTGCCCTCGCTGATGTTCACCCGACCCTTGTTGCGGGGTTAATTTACTTCTTTGCAGGGGTAACCCTTTTTGCAGTCCGCTTCTCGCCGCTTCGCGGGCGCGTCATGAAACTGCTTGCGACCCCAACAAAGACGGAATCAAATTTTTGCCTCAAAGACTTTGTTATTTTGGGTTTGGTGGTTCTTTCGGGTTCCATTATTGCACCCTTCTTGTTTTTGAACGGCCTTAATCAAACCACGGCAGTGAACGCTTCTTTGCTGCAAAATGGGGAAGCCCTCTTTACCGTGCTTATCGCCGTGAGTTTTCTTAGAGAACGTTGTAACCGAAAAGAGTGGGTTGGTATTGGTTTTCTCATACTCGGCGCTGTTTTCTTGTCAACAAACGCCCAATTCTATAGCCTCTCTTTAGACACGTGGCTCGTGGGCAACCTCCTCGTACTGGGAGCTTGCCTATTCTGGGGCATAGACAACAACCTGAGCAAGTTTCTCTGCTTCAAAGAAGACCTCATAACAGTAACTGCCCTCAAATGCCTAATCGGCGGCGCAAGCCTGTTGCTGTTAGCCTACGCTTTTGGCATTCCCTTCTTTGTTCCCTTGTCCGCTTACCCCTACCTTCTCTCAGTTGGCGCCTTCAGCATTGGTTTTTCGCTTCTGTTTTTCATGCTGGGACTCAAAGAAATCGGCTCCATGCGGACAGGAACGATTTTTTCAACCACTGCCCTCTTTGGCGCGGTATTTGCTTTTGTTATCCTTAGGGAGACTTTTACAGTGGTGCAGACTTTGGCGGGGTTGCTGATGGTTTTAGGAGTTTATGTTCTCTATAAAAAATGA
- a CDS encoding ATP-binding cassette domain-containing protein: MLFQLDKLSHCYSDGTLALDQVSLGFDRGERIALLGTNGSGKTTLLNHLNGILKPTSGTIYFEDKPLEYDTKALLTLRKRVGFVFQDPNDQLFASTVKQDVAFGPLNLGYPPDKVKRLVDDALQTVGMAEFVEKPPHFLSLGQKKRVALAGVLAMQPEVIVMDEPTANLDPRATSEILHLLLKLNKEAGITLVLATHDVDMVPLFANRLFILSKGKKVSEGTPKEIFSNTQLIRNVNLRSPRLTHLFEVLKKEDDLPISDLLPLTISEARKAILELLNKKPAAQDQEKRST, from the coding sequence ATGCTGTTTCAACTGGACAAACTTTCCCATTGCTATTCCGACGGCACCCTCGCACTAGACCAAGTCTCCCTTGGCTTTGATAGAGGCGAACGAATAGCCCTTCTAGGAACCAACGGTTCAGGCAAAACCACCCTGCTCAACCACCTAAACGGCATCCTAAAACCTACTTCAGGAACCATCTACTTTGAAGATAAACCCTTAGAGTACGACACGAAAGCGCTGTTGACTCTGAGAAAGCGGGTGGGCTTTGTGTTCCAAGACCCAAATGACCAACTGTTTGCCTCAACCGTGAAACAAGACGTGGCTTTTGGACCGCTAAATCTTGGGTACCCTCCTGACAAAGTTAAAAGACTCGTGGATGATGCGCTTCAAACTGTAGGCATGGCTGAGTTTGTGGAAAAGCCGCCGCATTTTCTCAGTTTAGGACAAAAAAAGCGCGTTGCACTTGCAGGAGTTTTGGCTATGCAGCCCGAAGTCATCGTTATGGATGAGCCAACTGCAAACCTTGACCCACGAGCCACCAGCGAAATCCTGCATCTACTGCTTAAACTCAACAAAGAGGCAGGCATAACGCTTGTCTTAGCCACACACGACGTAGACATGGTTCCCCTGTTCGCTAACCGCCTCTTTATCCTTAGCAAAGGTAAAAAAGTCTCAGAAGGCACACCCAAAGAAATCTTCTCAAACACCCAACTCATCAGAAACGTAAACTTGCGTTCGCCAAGGCTTACCCACCTCTTTGAAGTGCTCAAAAAAGAAGACGACCTGCCCATCTCGGATTTGCTGCCGCTCACTATCAGCGAAGCCCGAAAAGCAATCCTGGAGCTTCTCAACAAAAAACCTGCTGCCCAAGACCAAGAAAAACGCTCTACCTGA
- the cbiQ gene encoding cobalt ECF transporter T component CbiQ gives MAHSDLSTQIDRSAYTNRFANNSPITKTLFSLSALIISVSSPSFIVSIIVFVVFTTMLLGFAKIRVQFYLKMLLYPTFMLTLSCIFLALFYGYGEPLTNIVTPWFTWTIFKNGIAMSITTFLRVEGAISCLFFLVLTTSITDLCILFRRAHAPKILIEMSLLIYRYIFVFLEVSTKMNTAQDLRLGHSGWLKRIRSLALLAGNLFIRALEQGERTFTAMNARGYDGTIYVLEEQPKPKKAALAGIVLFDVLLVFAIFFTLNIGVI, from the coding sequence ATGGCTCACAGCGACCTCTCGACCCAAATCGACCGTTCCGCATACACCAACCGATTCGCCAACAACAGCCCCATAACCAAAACCCTTTTTTCCCTTTCCGCACTCATCATCAGCGTTTCTTCGCCCTCTTTTATTGTATCCATCATAGTTTTTGTTGTATTTACCACGATGTTGCTTGGATTTGCAAAAATCAGGGTACAATTCTACCTCAAGATGCTTCTCTACCCAACTTTTATGCTTACCCTCAGCTGCATTTTTCTGGCTCTATTCTACGGTTACGGTGAACCCCTAACAAATATTGTCACACCCTGGTTTACTTGGACCATTTTCAAAAACGGCATAGCCATGAGCATAACCACCTTCCTACGAGTCGAAGGCGCCATTTCCTGCCTCTTCTTTCTTGTGCTAACCACTTCAATAACTGATCTGTGTATTCTTTTTCGACGTGCCCACGCCCCCAAAATCCTCATCGAAATGTCGCTGCTAATTTACCGCTACATCTTTGTATTCTTGGAGGTTTCCACAAAAATGAACACCGCTCAAGACCTGCGGCTGGGGCATTCAGGCTGGCTAAAACGGATCCGCTCTTTGGCTTTGCTTGCGGGAAACCTCTTTATCCGCGCTTTAGAGCAGGGTGAACGCACCTTCACCGCCATGAACGCCCGCGGCTATGATGGAACCATATACGTCTTGGAAGAGCAACCAAAACCCAAAAAAGCAGCATTAGCAGGAATTGTCCTATTTGATGTGCTGCTTGTTTTCGCAATCTTTTTCACCTTAAACATTGGAGTTATTTAA